The segment CGAGCACTGTGGTtcggggcggtagatcgggtcggcaaCTCCGCAGCAGCACCGAGAAGAGGCCACcttgccttcgttcctgcacacaggtcgggtcggaggctcggcccgacccctccgacgatcaagttagcgatgatgtggagagggttttggaggaagagaagcagaagtgttCTCAAATGTCTTCCGAGTCCCCCATGAACTAGAGGGTGGTTGAAGAGGGAGTGTTTCTCTGTCCGTCCCTTTTTCTTCTAATgagcgagagggtatttatagggaagcaatcTGCTTCCTAAGCTGCCCACTTGCAGGGGGCAGGTCgacattaatgtgcctcggtcagcgtgttAGACTTGACTTTTGACAGGGGATAGACTGGTTTTAATGGTGCCTCGATCAACGTGTTGACCagtttgaccaggtgctgaggcgtgatgggacaggtgacgtcagccaatcttgttgccattatttccctcatcaGGCCCCATGAAGCTTGCCTGGGTTCAGACGCCCCATGATGGAAGTGGCTTTGCTGACTTTAATGGGACCAGAGAAGAAAGAATAGGGGCGTCTCTCTGTCCCAATGGAGTATTATATCTCCTTCCTTCTCACCTAATGAGCTGTCGGAGTCGATGGGCTTCACTTGCCTTCGCCTGCCTTTCCAGGGTGTGTACTTATGATGGCGCACGAGGCTGTCAACCACTCACCACAGCAAACTGCAGGTTGGGGGAAGCCCTAAGGTAGTTGTCCCATCAATCGAACACTGATAAGGTAGCGCAGTACCAGAGCGAGCGTGTCGATAAGGCAAGCCCTACTCCCGTTGCTCTCGTCCGAAGTGAAGCGCTGCAGCAGCGATAAATTGGACCGAGGGCACCCGACTTGCGCCGCCAGCAGCCGCATCAGCGACCAGCAACGAAACCCGAACGCGGCGGCGCCTCTACTGCAGGCGATAGCCGCCGCAGACATCTGGATCGCGAAGTGAGAACTCGTCCGTCCGATTCGAGATCGAGGGGGATGAAAACGAAAAAAGGAAATATATTGTCGCGTTCGCTATCGACAACCTTTCTTCTTCCTGTTGCTTAGGCCGCGAAGAGAAGGGTTTTATTTGGCTTCTTGGCCCCCTTGGGCGGTTGGGCGGTTGCTATGATGACGAAGACCGTTCCCATGGATGCTAACGAACTTTCTCCACCCGTTCCCGTagcagatttttattgatttaccaaagtaatcaattttcttttcttcgctGAAGCCTTTTAAGTTTCtcatttgctttcattttgtCAGGTACATGTAGATCATAGTATGTAGGGTTAGAATTGATAAATCAATAATTTGTCCTTGGGGATCTCCTCAGCCGCTTCTACACGCGAGGGACTGAACGTGAGAGCCGCAATCTGACAAGCAACAGCACATATAGAAACAACCGTAGCGATGCAGAACTTTGTGGCATCATATTTTGCTGTGTCTAGCTGTGCCCTTAATGCAAGGATTTCCTGGAAAATTTACAAAGATAAATCAAATTTAGACATACTAAACCAAAAACTACGGACAGAATTATCagtaattttttttctccttgatCTAGGAAACTTACCCTCTCGATTTTGGTAATAAGTTCTGTGGTTTCTGCACTTTGTTTGGCTAACTTGTCACGTAACTTGTGACGTATGCGCCTAAACAATTAGAAAAAAGAAGTTAAAATTAAAGCTACTACATTCATCCGGTACAGCACATTAAAAATGAAAAGCTACTTGCAATAAGCACATACATAATCATTGATCGATGCTACTGATGGTAGTCCTATTTGTTTGCTCCAGGCATAACAAAGGTGATAAAAAATGAACAAAGTCAAATGAAACATTGGATCAACATTAGCACAGTGATCTAGCAACACTCAGACCAGAACGTCTTGATGATAAATCAGAATTCAAATCAACATGAACTCTTGTTTTTTGTTACCTACAACATGAACTCTTCATCTGAACTAGCATGGTTAACCTAGTTGTTAAATTAAAAAGGTGTATTTTCTGTAACAAATATGGACAATAATTCAGCCTGAGATATCACCACATATTCCATTATCAAATAGACATTAACATCCCTTACCGTCTCTCGAGGATTAGATCCGAGCGCTGCCCAGCAATAACCTTGTCGATTTCATATCTGTTTAAGACAGTGAGTTTAAATTAAAGAAAGAAGTATTAATCTGGATATAATTGGCTTACTAATCTGTTATATACTTCAATGCAAACCAGACCTAAGTTCACTACGCATTTTCTCGATATCAACTCGAAGATTTTCTTCAGTCTCTCGTTGCAGCATTGGATAGTGTTGATCCTGCAATCATATgacataagtttaaaaaaaaaagagtatatagAGTAGAATCTGAACAGAGTGCCTAATGAACTGTAAATCGACAAACTTGTTACCCTCATGTAGTATTATAATAGATAAATCAGCTATCAGTTGATACATCACAAGACTGACTAACATGTTCACAATCCAATTGAGATGTACCTTTACTGAATGATATTAATTCCATGCTTTGATGTCCAAGCTTGTTGAAACTGCTAATTTCAAATATGGCATGATAAAGTTCAACATGTTCACAAGTACTTTAGGGTGTCTTCATCAAAAATTTCTGAAACGTTCCTTTGGGAAGAATATTTATGGAAATGATTGCAAATGCTTGCGATATGTCTAATCATAAAAGGTCTGTTAACTTCGAAGTGattatctgatcaaataagtGTTTAGTAAAACAACTTCTTAACAAATATCGGTAGTAGCAAAGCTACTGACATTGGTGGAAATGGCAGTGGAAAAAATACACACTAATTGTTCAATTTTTTCAAGCTAGAAAAGTATCAGTTCTGGAAGTCTGCCATAAATTTTCATGCATTATGCGTCACTTCATAAAATTGCAGCATAACAAAAACATAGCTAGAAACACTTGTGCATGCAATATTAGCTATACTAACAAAAAAGATGCTTGTCGATGCTACCACACAGACTTGTGATCAAATCTAtccaaactaaatcaataacttaAACATAGATTGAAGTTTCTAGACTCATTTTAAACTATCCTCACAGTGGATGTACCGAAAACTCATGCTCAGTTTGTCAATTCACAATAGAAATAACTAATATATAGTGAGCATTCAATTACTTAAACTGATATGAAAAAGGTCTCAAGAAACATAAAAAGAGATCAAACCCTCTGTATCTCGGGCTTGGACCCAAGGGAGCGGGCGATCTCGTTCAAAACCTTCGTTATGGCCTCCGCTTGCTTCGACGGGACCCCTTCCTTCTCCAACTTCTTGACctacacaagcaaaaacacaaacaCCTGTAGCGCAACCAAGACCCCCTCCCATCAGTCGAACACCGATAAGGTAGCGCAGTACCAGAGCGAGCGTGTCGATAAGGCAAGCCCTACTCCCGTTGCTCTCGTCCGAAGTGAAGCGCTGCAGCAGCGATAAATTGGACCGAGGGTACCCGACTTGCGCCGCCGGCAGCCGCATCAGCGACCAGCAACGAAACCCGAACGTGGCGGCGCCTCTACTGCAGGCGATAGCCGCCGCAGACATCTGGATCGCGAAGTGAGAACTCGTCCGTCCGATTCGAGATCGAGGGGGATGAAAACGAAAAAAGGAAATATATTGTCGCGTTCGCTATCGACAACCTTTCTTCTTCCTGTTGCTTAGGCCGCGAAGAGAAGGGTTTTATTTGGCTTCTTGGCCCCCTTGGGCGATTGGGCGGTTGCTATGATGACGAAGACCGTTCCCATGGATGCTAACGAACTTCTTGATTTACCAAAgtaatcaattttcttttcttcgctGAAGCCTTTTAAGTTTCtcatttgctttcattttgtCAGGTACATGTAGATCATAGTATGTAGGGTTAGAATTGGACCTATTTGAATCAGATTATTTAATCCTCATCATTCCTAAGGAGTTTGGTGTCCACTAAACCTAGTGTCTTCTCTGGAATCAAGTTTGGAGATTCTATGCAATTGAGTGTGTTTTGATTATATTGTAAATGTCATTATTTGAGGAGTATGCATAAAAGAGAATAAACATGTAAATAGGAAAGCAAGCTCAAATAGGATGAGAGAAATCAGAAGCTTCCATACGTGATGAAACAAAAGAACAAagcatattatgtttattagcacAATAACAGATGTTTCAACTCAAACACATGGAATTAATTTTCAGTCCTTAATAGTCAAAGATGGTTTGAGCACTTTTGCTTATATTGGTTACCAGTTGTTACGGTGTGTAACTTTTTAAGTCGTGGCCtcagggccgacgcggctcggttctggggctcggaatgtcgaggatctcgggcgcagctccctcggggtctcccggttgGGATTGGTCGTtcggggcggtagatcgggtcggcagctccgcagcagcgccgggaagaggccacctcgtcttcgttcctgcacacaggtcgggtcggaagctcggcccgacccctccgacgatcaagttagaggaagatgtggagggggttttggaggacgaaATGCCTCCATGCAAGTGTGGTTTGTGAGTGTGTCCTCCCCCtggcttaggactcaggggtatttataggtgggcCTGGGTGAATACCTCACGTTGCGACTGACACGCCCattggggctgcgtgggaggccgagctgcagcAGAGTATGGTGCGTCTCGGTGGGCGTGTTCCGTACCCTTGACCGAGCCCAAAAGGCGCAGAGCCGGGCTCGTTGGCCGAGGGGTGGTGGCGTTGTTTGTGACGGATGGGGGCCAGtccgggcgttaatgcgcctgggtCGGCGTCCCAGGGCTTCGTTGACCGGGGCGTGAGGCATTGGTACAGGGTGGCTGACGTCATTCACATCCTGTCgccattattgccctcatcatattcccccccggaaagaagctatgcgtcggcagTCGTAGcgagagtccgaggcatggctttcgtTTTAGATTTGGTCGGCTGCGGAGTCACAGACCCTGGGGGTGCGGAAGGGGGATGGCCTCCCGTGCGGCGCAAAGCCTAGGGACCGAGAAGGGGCCAAGCGTGTGTCGGGAGGcggaaagccgaagggccgaggagcggccaagAACGTCTTGgggggcgtaaagccgaaggaccgaggcgcggccgagcatgtcttgggtggcgtgaagccgaggggccgaggcgcgaccgagcatgtcttgggtggcgtaaagccgatgggccgaggagcggccgagcatgtcttgggtggcgtaaagccgaggggccgaggcgcggccgagcatgtcttgggtggcgtaaagccgaagggccgaggagcggccgagcatgtcttgggtggcgtaaagccgaggggccgaggcgcggccgagcatgtcttgggtggcgtaaagccgaagggccgaggagcggccgagcatgtcttgggtggcgtaaagccgagggaccgaggcgcggccgagcatgtcttgggtggcgtaaagccgaggggccaaggagccgaggagcggctgagcatgtcttgggtggcgtaaagccgaggggccgaggagcggccgagcatgtcttgggtggcgtaaagccgaagggccgaggagcggccgagtatgtcttgggtggcgtaaagccgaagggccgaggagcggccgagcatgtcttgggtggcgtaaagccgaggggccgaggagcggccgagcatgtcttgggtggcgtaaagccgaggggccgaggagcggACGTGGCGGCTCTTAAAAGCTGCCGTGTTGACTGTTGCCTCATGGACGGGGGTTACTTTCTCTGCACGTTTCCGGGCGTTGAGGTCGAGGAGGTCCTTGGGTGGCACCTCGTCCTCCGGGTGGCGCCACGTCAGGCCATTCCTTTAATTCGGGGCGCCTTTGGGCGCTCTTCGATGTGACGTAACGGCCGCGCCTTTGCGCGAGTGCGCTGCCGCCCATTCTCGGGAAACGATGAGGCATTGACTCTGGGGGGGGGGTGTCTTCTTTAATCGTTTGGGCACCTGTCCTTTCCTCCACTCCCTTGCTGCTGCGCTTCCTCCTTCGAGCCCCGCCGTTGTGTCCCCGAGCTTCTTCCCGGTTTTTGTCTTCTTCTCGAGGTCAGTCGAGATGCCGTCCTCTCCTTCTTCACTTTCCTCCccgtcttcctctccctcttcttcttccgtgCTTGGGGCTGGAGGGGGCGGTCCTCCTTCGACCCTCGACGAGTCCCCTGACGAGGAGGTGGCGCGGTCGCTTGAGGctttgatgtggccgcacgatatTGACTCGACTGTGAGTGAACCCTCGCTGGGGGGACTCCGCGAACGTTATTGCATCCCGGGAGATCATGCCCTCAGTGTACCTGAGCcagggcagcgggcgtatgacccgATCCCGAAGGGTTTCGCTTTGTCCCTTGATGCTCTGGAGGCGGGTTTGCGTTTCCCCCTCCATCCCTTCATTGTATCTTGTTTGTCCTTCTGGCTGGTTTCTCCGTCTCAGGTAACGCCGAACTCCTGGCGTTACCTAGTGGTATTCCTGGGGGAGTGCCATTATGCCCATATCACCCCCACCCTCAGCCTCTTTCTTTCCTGTTACCGCTTTTGCAAAGGCTCGGGGGGTTACTTCTTAACGGCTCGGAGTGGATTTCGCGTTGGGGGTGCCCCTTCCAataacaagggatggaaggggaggtttttttatgtCAGCCGTACACGGGACTGGGGCTTCGGGGTTCGGTGGTCTGCGAGGGTGATTGACAACACCCCCCCTTGTTTGGGTGAAGTGGATCGCCAAGCTCGGGAGAGGCTCAGAGAGATTCTCCCTAGGTCGCAGGCCATCCGGACCATGACCGAGCAGTGGTTGGTCGCGGCGGGCCTTAGCCCGGTGCCTCAGGGTATGTGAGTGACAGTTGTGTCGGGTCTTTGTGTGGCTGGTTTCGGACACTGATGTTTTCCATTTTCTGTAGAAATGGTGAACCTTTGGACGCTCCTGGAGAATCCGGCGTCGCAGCCTCCTTCCCCGACTCCAGAGACCGCCTTGCGGCCTCCTCCCCCCGTTCCGGCGACCGAATCACAACCTCCACAGCCGGCTTTGGCAGCCGAATCGTCACCCCCTCCTTCGGCGCTGGTGACCGAACCACAACCCGGTACGGAGGGTGCCCCCTTGGAGGTCGGGGACGGGCGCCCTTCAAAGAAGGCGAAGGTATGCGCGTCGAAGGGGCCGGGAACGAGCTCCCGTCCGGGCGGGGTCAGGCCAGATCGGCGCATGGCGGGGAAGGGGCCCCACCCTGTCTCCGTGCATGGCTTGTGCCGGCTCCCGGCTGGGGATGGGGAGCCGTTCCTGGCGCGGCTGGTCGGCGAGATCCCGCGTGGCGAGCCTCGCGAGCCCCTGGTCGCCCGCTGGGAGGGTCTTTTCCGGGGGGAtagggtgtgggccggaggggatccctcTGCGGCGTTCCTCCGAGGGGCGCTCCATCCCGACCtggctcgggatttgtacacCCTGCCCTCGGAAACGCTCCTCAACAAGTCTGCTCAGTCGCTGGTCTGGGTAAGTATATCTTTCTCTTGGGGTTTGGCTGCTCGGTGCCGACTTCCTTGACACTTTTCTCCTTCTGCAGGGTCTTCAttatgcgacggccctgatggacagggtgcgggATGCCGGCCGAACCGTCGGGGGCCTCGTTAGTCGTAACGCTGAGCTCGGCCACCAGATGGCGGAGATTCAGGCAAAAAACGGGCCTGAGGTTGTGGCGACTGCTGAGGAGCGTGCCTCGGGCTTTGAGGCAGAAGTCGTCCGTCTCCAGTCGGAGCTTAAGGCCTCCAAAGAGGCCAACGACGCCATGACGGAGGCCAACGGGGAGCTTCAAAAACTGATTCAGATAGAACGGATCGAGCTTCGTCTGGTGAAGGCCGAGGCGAGTGCCCTTAGCAAGAAGCTGGAGGGCGCAAATGCCGAGGTGAAAAAGGCCTCGGAGGCATTGGCGGAGGAGACCCTGCTTCGACCCCTGAAGGACAAGGCGCTTATCGAGGCGTACAAGAAGTCGGAAGGGTTCGAActcgggctgacgcggacggggcgggtatcCTTCGAATACGGGTATCGAATCGCTACGTCGCGCTTCCGTGCTCGCCATCCTGGTCTCGTGGTGGATGAGGACCCCTTCAACTCTCACCCCGAAGACCGAGGTGTGGACATGCCTGAGGAGGTTCCCTTCGACGACCGCTTGGAGGTCCCCCGGCAGTGAGGACGGGCTGCGGACTTATGTGCGCCGAGCCTTTGTGCTTCCTCTGGGTGCCGAGTCTTGTATTTCTCCATTTTTGAAATAAAGGAAGCTTTCTACCATTCGTGTACTGTCCGGCCAAAGAGGCCCTTCGCTTGGCGGCGCGATCTCCCCATTGTTCTAAACAAAAAATCTCTTAAGGTTCCGGACGTTCCATGTTCTTGGCAAGCGGGACTCGTCCATTGTCGTGAGCCTGAATGTGCCTGGTCGGACTACCTCGATGATCCGATAAGGTCCTTCCTAGTTGGGGGCCAGCTTACCCCCGGCCCTGGTCGGGTTGCTGACTTCGGCCCTTCGTAGGACTAAGTCGTTCATTTTAATAGGCCGAGGTCGTACCCTGCGGTTGTACACCCGGGCAACTGCTCTTTTATAAGAAAGATCCCTCAGGTGTGCGCCGGCGCGCCGCTCTTCGATCAGGTCCAAGCCGGCGCGCAGCCCCTGGTCCGATGTGGTCTCGAGGTACTCTTCTACTCGAGGGGTAGGGAATACTACCTCGGGGGGTAGGACGGCCTCGGTCCCATACGAGAGGCTGTAGGGTGATTCCCCGGTGGCTGTTTTGGGGGTGGTCCGTAAGGACCACAAGATGCTGGGTAACTCCTCGACCTAGGCCGTTCGGGAAGCTGATACCCTTCTTTTGAGCCCGTCCAGGATAGATCGGTTTGTTACCTCGGCCAGCCCATTCGTTTGGGGGTAGGCTACCGAGCTGTGTTTTAACCGGATTCCATAGCTAGCGCAgaattcttgaatccttttgccGGCGAATTGGGTCCCGTTGTCCGTGACGATGGTCCTGGGGAGGCCGAACCGAGTCACGATGTTTTTCCATATGAACTTCTTGATCTGCTGCTCGGTGATCGCCGCCAGGGGTTCAGCTTCCGGCCATCGGGTGAAGTAGTCTATTGCGACCACAATGTACCTTCTCTGCCCTGAGGCTGGggggaaggggccgaggagatcCAGCCCCCATTGCGCGAACGGCCACGCGCAGGTGATGGGGGAGAGCGGCACCGCCGACAGTTGGGGGGTCCAGGCGTGCCTTTGGCACGGGCCGCACTTCCGTACGTAGGCCTTCGCGTCCTGGACCATGGTGGGCCAGTAATAGCCTTAGCGGAGAATTTTGCAGGCCAGGGTTCGGCCGGCGATGTGCTCTCCACAAATCCCTTCGTGGACCTCGGCCAAGACAGTCGCCGCCTCTTCTGGCTCGAGGCACCGCAGAAGAGGGTGGGAGAAAGACCGCTTGTATAGCCGCCCGTTCGCTTCGGAGTACCATGCATGATTTCGGCGAATACGTCGAGCTGCGGCTTCGTCGGTGGGGAGGGTCCCGTCGCGTTTGTAGCGCAGCATGTCCCCTACCCAGGTGGCTCGGGAGTCGGCCACCGAAACACACGCGATCGGGATAGAGGGGGAGGGAAGCTCCTCGATACCGTGGGTGGTGCCCGGAGGTCGCTTCGAGGCTAGCTTGGCCAGCTCATCGGCACGGTCGTTCTGATGTCTTGGCACCCTGGATATCGTGAAGTGTGCGAAACAGGAGGCTAAGTTTTTTACCTCCGCTACGTACTTTGCCATGGTGGGTTCTCTGGCCACATATCCGCCGTTAAGTTGCTCGGTCACTAGTTGCGAATCGGTGAGGACTTTGATGGCGTCGACCTGCATCTCGCGGGATAGTCTGAGCCCCGCCAGGAGTGCCTCGTACtcggcttcattgttggtggcatggaacccgaagcggagggaacgctcgaacgtcTGCCCATCGGGGGCCGACAGCACCAGTCCTGCGCCTGCCCCGGTTGAAGCGGACGAGCCGTCCACCTGTAGGACCCACGTTCCGCCTAGTTCACTAGAGGGCCACCCTTCGGGATGGGCGAGCTCTGAGATGAAGTCGGCCAGTGCttgtgctttgatggcggtcctgggcgtGTAGTGGATGTCGAACTCTCCGAGCTCGACCGACCACTTGAGGAGTCGCCCTGCGACATCGAATTTGGACAGTACTTGACTgagaggttggtcggtgattaccttgatcggatgagcttggaagtaggggcgtaaCTTTCGGGCCGCCAGCACGAGCGCGAGGGCAAGCTTCTCGATTGGAGGATATCGCTCCTCGGGCCCGCTCAGGACATGACTGGTGTAGTAGACAGGGAGCTGTTGGCCGGCTGTCTTGATGAGGACCGAGCTGACTACGTGCTGTGAGGCAGCTAGGTAAACGCCGAGCTCTTCTCCAGCAGTGACTGAAGTGAGGCGCAGAAGGTTGGCTAAATGTTGCTGGACCTGTCGGAAAGCTTCCCCACACTGGGGCGTCCATTGGAAATTCTTCGGGTCTCTTATTGCACGGAAGAAGGCGAGGCAGCGATCACCCGACCGGGACAAGAATCGGGATAGGGCGGCCAGCCGTCCGTTTAGTCGCtgtaggtctttgatcgtccAAGGGGCCTGCATGTCGAGGATCGCctggaccttttccgggttgaCGTCGATCCCTCTTTCATGTACAatgaatccgaggaactttcCTGTACTAACGCCGAAGGCGCACTTTGCGGGGTTGAGCCGAAGGCCGCAGTTTCGGAGTGTGGCGAATGTTTCT is part of the Musa acuminata AAA Group cultivar baxijiao unplaced genomic scaffold, Cavendish_Baxijiao_AAA HiC_scaffold_1077, whole genome shotgun sequence genome and harbors:
- the LOC135666170 gene encoding uncharacterized protein LOC135666170 — encoded protein: MSAAAIACSRGAATFGFRCWSLMRLPAAQVGYPRSNLSLLQRFTSDESNGSRACLIDTLALVKKLEKEGVPSKQAEAITKVLNEIARSLGSKPEIQRDQHYPMLQRETEENLRVDIEKMRSELRSGLH